In Nitrospiraceae bacterium, one genomic interval encodes:
- a CDS encoding glycoside hydrolase family 57 protein, protein MKTAHVCFLWHMHQPYYTDPVAGFASMPWVRLHATKAYYDMAFLLEKFPTVKATFNFTPSLLLQLQEIGAGTVRDLFQERAQRPAADLTAEENAFLIRHFFSANWATMVRPSPRYHELLVKRGTEVQEQDLERVARQFSTQDFLDLQVWHNLAWFGYGTTHRYPRLAALRTKNRNFTEEDKQEVLALQRVAVQEVVPMYRRLLDRGQIELTTSPFFHPILPLVIDTDTTRRARPDLPLPPRFSAPEDAEAQLRRAVEFHTAAFGQAPAGLWPSEGSVCPEMIPMVTRAGLRWLATDEGILARSLESAQQPWHRHQDLYQPYRVGPDGQAATIVFRDRDLSDAFGFVYHKTAPESAAEDVLRRLRNITHDAPQERALVAIVLDGENPWEHYHDGGERFLSLLYTALSHRALDQEGLRVSVATISEALAATPAPTRLTQLHSGSWINQDYKIWIGHQEDNRGWELLGHTRARLTDLAPNLPPDRAQAAWTELYAAEGSDWFWWYGDDFDTAYKEEFDRLFRTHLRNVWMHMGLTPPDILNQPLCIIARKPDADRVTQPVALLAPTIDGVVTDFFEWRGAGSINPHPPLGAMWKTDGIFSAIFFGWSLDHLYLRLDPDTAAQDRQDGMIVEILLQCPRHTFRLSFSLASSGADHFTLFHGSSPDSWREVGPYRSIARRTVLELGVPIKDLELEQGQEVRLSLIVLEQNLEVARYPYQNPATLVVPGPEFDGSAWRV, encoded by the coding sequence ATGAAGACAGCGCACGTCTGTTTTCTTTGGCACATGCATCAGCCGTACTACACGGACCCCGTGGCGGGGTTCGCGAGTATGCCCTGGGTTCGCCTCCATGCGACGAAAGCTTACTATGACATGGCATTCCTGCTGGAAAAGTTCCCGACGGTCAAGGCGACATTCAATTTCACCCCGTCCCTGCTGCTGCAGTTGCAGGAAATCGGAGCGGGCACCGTTCGCGACCTTTTTCAGGAACGTGCCCAACGACCAGCGGCTGACTTGACAGCCGAGGAGAACGCCTTTCTCATCCGCCATTTCTTTTCCGCCAATTGGGCGACGATGGTGCGGCCCTCTCCCCGGTATCACGAACTCTTGGTCAAGCGCGGAACGGAGGTGCAGGAACAAGATCTGGAACGAGTTGCCCGTCAATTTTCGACCCAGGACTTTCTCGATCTGCAGGTCTGGCACAACCTCGCGTGGTTTGGATATGGGACGACCCATCGGTACCCTCGGCTGGCGGCCCTGCGAACCAAGAATCGCAACTTCACCGAGGAGGATAAGCAAGAGGTGTTGGCCCTGCAGCGCGTCGCCGTTCAGGAGGTCGTCCCGATGTACCGACGGCTTCTCGACCGCGGACAGATTGAACTCACCACAAGTCCGTTTTTCCATCCGATTCTTCCCTTGGTCATCGATACCGACACGACGCGGCGGGCGAGGCCTGATCTTCCGCTTCCGCCCCGCTTCTCTGCACCGGAGGATGCCGAAGCACAACTGCGCCGTGCCGTGGAATTTCATACCGCGGCGTTCGGCCAAGCTCCGGCCGGTTTGTGGCCGTCGGAAGGGTCCGTCTGTCCGGAAATGATTCCAATGGTGACCCGCGCCGGTTTGCGCTGGTTGGCGACCGATGAAGGGATCCTCGCTCGCTCCCTGGAATCGGCGCAACAACCCTGGCACCGCCATCAAGACCTGTACCAACCCTATCGCGTCGGTCCTGATGGACAAGCTGCCACGATCGTCTTCCGCGACCGTGACTTGTCCGACGCATTTGGGTTCGTCTATCACAAAACGGCACCCGAATCGGCAGCGGAGGACGTCCTGCGCCGGTTGCGGAACATCACGCATGATGCCCCGCAAGAGCGGGCCCTTGTCGCCATCGTCCTCGACGGTGAAAATCCCTGGGAGCACTACCACGATGGCGGAGAGCGGTTCTTGTCGCTTCTGTACACGGCACTGTCCCACCGTGCCTTAGATCAGGAGGGGCTGCGCGTCTCGGTTGCCACCATTTCCGAAGCCCTCGCGGCAACCCCGGCTCCGACCCGATTGACTCAGCTGCATTCCGGATCCTGGATCAACCAGGATTATAAAATTTGGATCGGACATCAGGAAGACAACCGGGGATGGGAACTCCTCGGCCACACGAGAGCCCGGCTCACAGACCTGGCGCCGAACCTCCCGCCTGATCGGGCGCAGGCTGCATGGACCGAACTCTACGCGGCGGAAGGCAGCGATTGGTTCTGGTGGTACGGCGACGATTTCGACACCGCGTACAAAGAGGAGTTTGACCGTCTCTTCCGGACCCACCTTCGCAACGTCTGGATGCATATGGGGCTGACGCCGCCGGACATCCTCAACCAGCCCCTATGCATCATTGCGCGGAAGCCTGATGCGGATCGTGTCACTCAGCCGGTGGCGTTGCTCGCGCCGACAATCGATGGAGTGGTCACTGATTTCTTCGAGTGGCGAGGGGCCGGGTCCATCAACCCTCACCCGCCACTGGGTGCCATGTGGAAAACCGACGGCATCTTCTCCGCCATCTTCTTCGGCTGGAGCCTTGACCACCTGTACCTTCGACTCGATCCTGACACGGCTGCGCAAGACCGGCAGGACGGCATGATCGTGGAGATCTTGTTGCAATGCCCGCGACACACGTTCCGACTCTCCTTTTCACTCGCATCCTCGGGAGCAGACCATTTTACGTTGTTCCATGGATCGTCTCCGGATTCCTGGCGGGAGGTCGGCCCCTATCGTTCGATTGCGCGACGAACCGTCCTTGAACTCGGCGTGCCGATCAAAGACCTGGAGCTGGAGCAAGGACAGGAAGTCCGGTTGAGCCTGATCGTGCTGGAACAAAACCTGGAAGTGGCTCGGTATCCTTATCAGAACCCGGCCACTCTGGTCGTACCCGGTCCGGAGTTCGACGGCTCCGCATGGCGGGTATGA
- a CDS encoding VanZ family protein has translation MDTTRQTLGHAAWEKVFLDWAPVLIYAAMIFYFSSLPKPHEQLPDFVRDLSDKFLHLVEYGVLGGLWYRAFRWASGPRIAASAVLLAIVAGSVYGITDEVHQAFVPMRTPSVLDWIADTLGSAIGARGMNWLEQRRRDQVFNHPVDRTTPVS, from the coding sequence ATGGATACGACTCGACAGACGCTTGGTCACGCAGCATGGGAGAAGGTGTTCCTCGATTGGGCGCCGGTGCTCATCTATGCAGCGATGATATTTTACTTCTCTTCGCTCCCGAAACCGCATGAGCAGCTCCCGGATTTTGTACGCGATCTGAGCGACAAGTTCCTGCACCTCGTGGAGTACGGCGTTCTCGGCGGTCTGTGGTATCGGGCCTTTCGGTGGGCGTCTGGGCCGAGAATCGCGGCATCGGCAGTCCTCTTGGCGATTGTCGCAGGGTCGGTCTATGGCATCACCGACGAAGTACATCAGGCGTTTGTGCCTATGCGCACGCCGAGCGTGCTGGATTGGATTGCGGACACCCTTGGTTCAGCCATCGGCGCGCGCGGGATGAATTGGCTCGAGCAACGGCGGCGCGATCAGGTATTCAACCATCCCGTCGATCGAACTACGCCGGTTTCGTGA
- a CDS encoding phosphotransferase has protein sequence MSTVGPAAPKAPLALPSTALVAGTVQSQLPGCGPFKKLTPLAGDASNRRYFRIELGSGLPRSVVLMQLAEPEAFKQSEEAVSGAKYAITDLPFLNVRTHLAKAGVSVPTLYHYDQGAGLLYLEDFGDLTLSEASCDAKPEELSARYRQAIDILVQIQVKATSPADPQCVAFHRSFDVPLLMWEFDHFLEYGIVARQGRPMQEDDRRVIRGECEKIATMLAEQPRVFVHRDYHSRNLMVDKTRLGVLDFQDALMGPATYDLASLLRDAYIALDESLIDELIAYYLDRLETQRQVWTNREAFRRLFDFTSIQRNLKAAGRFVYIDQVKGNPKFLADIPRTLGYVRRNLYKYPELFTLRKHLATYVPELQ, from the coding sequence ATGTCGACTGTCGGTCCTGCCGCTCCCAAAGCACCGCTGGCCCTTCCTTCCACCGCGTTGGTCGCCGGCACGGTTCAGTCACAGCTTCCCGGTTGTGGGCCCTTCAAGAAACTCACCCCGCTCGCTGGTGATGCGTCCAACCGGCGCTATTTCCGGATTGAACTTGGGAGTGGATTGCCGCGCTCCGTTGTTCTGATGCAGTTGGCCGAGCCGGAAGCGTTCAAGCAATCGGAAGAGGCGGTCAGCGGTGCCAAGTATGCGATCACCGACCTGCCGTTTCTCAACGTCCGCACACATCTGGCAAAGGCCGGCGTATCCGTCCCGACGCTCTATCACTACGATCAAGGGGCGGGGTTGCTCTACCTCGAAGATTTCGGCGATCTCACGCTGTCGGAAGCGTCCTGCGACGCGAAGCCTGAGGAACTGAGCGCCCGCTACCGCCAGGCCATCGACATCCTGGTCCAGATACAAGTCAAGGCGACGTCACCGGCCGATCCGCAGTGCGTGGCCTTTCATCGGAGTTTCGACGTGCCGTTACTGATGTGGGAGTTCGATCACTTCCTGGAATACGGGATCGTCGCCCGCCAGGGAAGACCGATGCAGGAGGATGATCGACGGGTTATCCGTGGAGAATGTGAAAAAATTGCGACGATGCTGGCAGAACAACCTCGCGTGTTCGTCCATCGGGACTACCACTCGCGGAATTTGATGGTTGACAAGACACGATTGGGAGTCCTCGATTTTCAAGATGCGCTGATGGGGCCGGCGACCTACGATCTGGCGTCGCTCCTCCGCGATGCGTACATCGCGCTGGATGAATCGCTCATCGACGAGCTCATCGCGTATTATCTGGACCGGCTGGAAACCCAGCGCCAGGTGTGGACGAATCGAGAGGCTTTCCGACGGCTCTTCGACTTCACGAGCATTCAACGCAACCTCAAAGCCGCCGGACGCTTCGTCTATATCGATCAGGTCAAAGGCAATCCGAAATTCCTCGCGGATATCCCGCGGACACTTGGGTATGTGCGGCGAAACCTTTACAAGTACCCGGAGTTATTCACGTTGCGAAAACACCTGGCGACGTATGTGCCGGAGCTCCAGTAG
- a CDS encoding nucleotidyltransferase family protein, protein MKAMILAAGLGTRLRPMTNTIPKPLLPVAGTPLVVWNLLLLKRYGFHEVVLNLHHLGPMIQQALGDGSRYGMRIIYSHEPVILGTGGGIKQAEPHFSGEPVLVLNGDTLFELDLEALCSFHRRREAAATLVLRKDPEAERWGLVEVGADQRILRIAGRGVTTSQPTQSRMFAGVHILQPRLLREVPKGVVSTIIDPYVAAIQRGEAVLGYDFDGYWSDVGTPERYAQVEHDAAAGVIDLSARRLAVPQPHS, encoded by the coding sequence ATGAAAGCCATGATTCTCGCAGCTGGCCTGGGGACCCGACTCAGGCCCATGACGAATACGATTCCGAAGCCGCTCCTCCCTGTCGCTGGCACTCCTCTTGTCGTCTGGAATCTGTTATTGCTCAAACGGTACGGATTTCACGAAGTGGTGCTCAACCTCCACCATCTCGGTCCCATGATCCAGCAGGCACTTGGCGACGGCTCACGCTATGGGATGAGAATCATCTATTCGCACGAGCCGGTCATTCTCGGAACCGGTGGCGGAATCAAACAGGCCGAACCGCACTTTTCGGGAGAGCCGGTACTAGTGCTCAACGGGGATACTCTGTTTGAGCTGGATCTCGAAGCGCTGTGCTCCTTCCATCGGCGTCGGGAAGCGGCGGCAACATTGGTACTGCGCAAGGATCCCGAAGCGGAACGATGGGGCCTCGTTGAAGTGGGCGCTGATCAGCGCATTCTGCGCATTGCCGGCCGCGGAGTGACAACCTCCCAACCGACGCAATCACGAATGTTCGCGGGTGTTCATATCCTCCAACCGCGTCTTCTGCGGGAAGTTCCGAAAGGCGTCGTCTCGACCATCATCGACCCCTACGTGGCAGCCATCCAGCGTGGCGAGGCGGTTCTGGGCTATGACTTTGACGGCTATTGGTCCGATGTCGGCACGCCGGAACGATATGCGCAAGTCGAGCATGATGCAGCCGCAGGCGTCATCGATCTCTCAGCCCGCCGGCTCGCGGTGCCTCAGCCTCACTCCTGA
- a CDS encoding sigma-54 dependent transcriptional regulator, which translates to MRSMMNAKILIVDDDPDIVTMLEDRLHATGYSTVVARDGIQALEQMEQETPNLVLLDLDMPRLTGIEVLKRFAKLKQAEDVPVIVMTAHGSIQTAVDAMKEGAYDFLTKPLDKDHLLIVIRKALERDSLKRRLACLKSEVDSRYASIVGTGAKIRAVMEAAQRAAKSDVGVLLLGESGTGKELFARSIHQWSPRQSMPLVVINCVALTETLLENELFGHERGAFTGADRLQKGKLEMADGGTVFLDEIGDMSLPLQAKLLRVLQDREFQRVGGTKTVSVNIRIIAATNKDLRQAVANGEFREDLFFRLNVISLVLPPLRERRDDIPALAKFFLNRHAKEAKRPGMLFSAAAMEALTHYAWPGNIRELENVIARAVVLSHTETIEPEILALDTQNHAGSGPSLPYLDFPYHESMEAHSRYIIGRALDDADGNQTKAADRLRLQRTYLARLIKQQKEKSQKSYQE; encoded by the coding sequence ATGCGAAGCATGATGAACGCCAAGATTCTCATTGTTGATGACGATCCGGACATTGTCACGATGCTGGAGGACCGTCTCCACGCGACAGGCTATAGCACCGTCGTGGCGCGCGACGGCATACAGGCTCTGGAACAGATGGAGCAAGAAACGCCGAACTTGGTTCTCCTCGATCTCGACATGCCTCGACTCACTGGAATCGAAGTCCTGAAACGATTCGCGAAATTGAAACAGGCGGAAGATGTGCCGGTCATCGTCATGACGGCCCATGGATCGATTCAAACCGCCGTCGACGCGATGAAAGAAGGAGCCTACGATTTCCTCACCAAGCCTCTCGACAAGGATCATTTGCTGATCGTCATCCGAAAGGCCCTGGAGCGAGACTCGCTCAAACGCCGGCTCGCCTGCCTCAAATCTGAAGTGGACAGTCGTTACGCTTCCATTGTCGGCACCGGCGCGAAAATCCGGGCCGTCATGGAAGCGGCCCAGCGGGCAGCCAAATCAGACGTCGGCGTTTTGTTACTCGGGGAAAGCGGGACGGGGAAAGAATTGTTCGCCCGTTCGATTCACCAATGGAGTCCCCGCCAGTCCATGCCCTTAGTGGTCATCAACTGCGTGGCCTTGACGGAAACCTTGCTCGAAAACGAACTCTTCGGGCATGAACGAGGCGCCTTCACCGGCGCGGATCGCCTGCAGAAGGGCAAGCTGGAAATGGCCGACGGCGGCACGGTGTTTCTTGACGAAATCGGGGATATGTCCTTACCGCTCCAAGCGAAACTTCTCCGTGTGTTGCAAGACCGGGAATTTCAGCGTGTCGGAGGCACAAAAACCGTGTCTGTCAATATTCGCATCATCGCGGCCACCAACAAAGATCTGAGGCAGGCCGTCGCCAATGGAGAATTCCGAGAAGATCTGTTTTTCCGCCTGAATGTGATCAGCTTGGTGCTCCCACCGCTTCGCGAACGCCGTGACGACATCCCCGCACTCGCCAAATTCTTTCTGAATCGCCACGCGAAGGAAGCCAAACGGCCGGGCATGCTGTTCAGTGCCGCCGCGATGGAGGCCCTGACCCACTATGCCTGGCCGGGCAACATTCGCGAACTCGAGAACGTGATCGCCCGAGCCGTTGTGTTGAGCCACACGGAGACGATTGAGCCCGAGATACTCGCCCTGGACACTCAGAATCACGCCGGCTCGGGGCCCTCCCTGCCTTATCTTGATTTTCCCTATCACGAGTCGATGGAGGCCCATAGTCGCTATATCATCGGCCGTGCCTTAGACGACGCTGACGGCAACCAAACGAAGGCCGCGGATCGACTACGTCTCCAACGGACGTACCTGGCGCGCTTGATCAAGCAACAGAAAGAAAAATCGCAGAAGTCCTATCAGGAGTGA
- a CDS encoding DUF1015 domain-containing protein → MSTIIPFHGTVYEPKVDIAKTVAPPYDIIDEAGQEALYTRHSHNIIRLELGLDQPGDGPTNNRYTRAANTLHDWLRSGVLTRDAQPAIYYHTIEYTPSYSQPGAPTKVLKGFLTTVKLEALDSGHIYPHENTRAAAKTDRLNLLEACRSNFSPIWSLYSDPQNTVIGMLEASVKGKPARIDFRDDDGFRQQLWAVTDPAVLQQVVEAMRSKPLFIADGHHRYETALNYQRLRRQQAGTTTGSQPYDGVLMLLAALEDPGLTVLPTHRVITTNLPPYEQVKASLAGKCDVQEFPYSASTQAAVREEFLDALKVNGRTVPVFGLALKGQDRYAALTVKPAHRQTAQTSPRARLDVSLLQHLVVTTLCPTQSEKEAILYTKDDHEALDWVAQGKGTGALLLNATKVSEVQAVATAGERMPHKSTYFFPKPLTGLVINVMEG, encoded by the coding sequence ATGTCTACGATCATTCCGTTTCACGGCACGGTCTATGAACCTAAGGTTGACATCGCCAAGACGGTCGCGCCCCCCTACGACATCATCGATGAAGCTGGGCAGGAGGCCCTCTATACCCGCCATTCGCACAACATCATTCGGCTGGAACTCGGACTCGATCAACCGGGTGACGGACCGACGAACAATCGCTATACGCGTGCAGCCAACACACTTCACGATTGGCTCCGGAGCGGAGTCCTCACACGCGATGCGCAGCCGGCCATCTACTACCATACGATCGAATACACGCCCTCCTATTCCCAGCCCGGAGCGCCTACGAAAGTCCTGAAGGGATTTCTCACAACCGTCAAACTCGAAGCGCTGGACTCCGGACACATCTACCCGCACGAAAATACGAGAGCTGCGGCAAAGACCGATCGATTGAACCTTTTGGAAGCCTGCCGATCCAATTTCAGCCCGATTTGGTCTTTGTACTCAGATCCCCAGAACACCGTGATCGGCATGCTGGAGGCATCGGTCAAGGGAAAGCCGGCACGAATCGATTTTCGAGACGACGACGGCTTCCGTCAGCAATTATGGGCCGTGACCGATCCCGCCGTTCTTCAGCAGGTGGTGGAAGCCATGCGCAGCAAGCCGCTGTTTATCGCGGACGGTCACCACCGCTACGAAACTGCCTTGAACTATCAGCGGCTGCGCCGGCAGCAAGCCGGAACGACGACCGGCTCTCAGCCGTACGACGGGGTGCTGATGCTCCTGGCCGCCCTCGAAGATCCCGGCCTCACCGTCCTTCCGACCCACAGAGTGATCACGACAAACTTGCCGCCATACGAGCAGGTCAAAGCCTCATTGGCTGGAAAATGTGACGTCCAGGAGTTTCCGTACAGCGCCTCGACTCAAGCGGCGGTGCGCGAGGAGTTTCTCGACGCATTAAAGGTGAATGGACGCACGGTCCCGGTGTTCGGCTTGGCTCTAAAGGGACAGGACCGTTATGCCGCCTTGACCGTCAAACCGGCGCACCGTCAGACCGCTCAGACCTCGCCGCGCGCCCGACTCGATGTGTCGCTGCTCCAGCATTTGGTCGTGACGACCCTCTGCCCCACACAATCCGAAAAAGAAGCCATTCTCTATACAAAGGATGATCATGAAGCGCTGGACTGGGTCGCACAGGGAAAAGGAACAGGAGCGTTGCTCCTGAACGCCACAAAGGTCAGCGAAGTCCAAGCCGTCGCGACGGCGGGAGAACGGATGCCGCACAAGTCGACGTATTTCTTCCCCAAACCGCTCACGGGGTTGGTGATTAATGTAATGGAGGGCTAG